Proteins co-encoded in one Malus sylvestris chromosome 9, drMalSylv7.2, whole genome shotgun sequence genomic window:
- the LOC126582870 gene encoding uclacyanin 1-like, translated as MAAPRTPLMNLVIVTMLIESAMAATYTVGGPNGRWDSTTDLKTWASSQSFLVGDNLNFQYSTKHDVIEVPKADYDSCQARNSIQSYSGGSTTIALSSPGKRYFICGTTGHCSQGMKLEVNTLATSAAPAASPISPSPLESPLVPTPSPATPSLAPEPSIASPAEPVPQSAPTLSPTLPSGLPISPASDPTDHIPSTEAPSSISRTGSSPQPSASSPNYKGGLPISLTVAFSVLIMLLLAH; from the exons ATGGCAGCTCCAAGAACTCCATTGATGAACCTGGTTATTGTGACCATGCTCATAGAATCGGCCATGGCAGCCACTTACACAGTCGGAGGTCCGAATGGCAGGTGGGATTCAACTACTGATCTTAAAACTTGGGCATCGTCACAGTCATTCTTAGTCGGAGATAATCTCA ATTTTCAGTACTCAACAAAGCATGATGTGATTGAAGTGCCAAAGGCAGACTATGATTCTTGTCAAGCAAGGAACTCAATTCAGTCTTACAGTGGTGGAAGCACTACCATTGCTCTATCTTCTCCAGGCAAAAGGTATTTCATCTGTGGAACAACTGGACATTGTAGCCAAGGAATGAAGCTTGAAGTCAACACTCTTGCAACTTCTGCCGCACCAGCAGCTTCTCCTATAAGCCCTTCCCCACTAGAATCTCCTTTAGTTCCAACTCCTTCGCCGGCTACTCCTAGTTTGGCTCCGGAACCTTCTATTGCCTCGCCGGCAGAACCGGTACCACAATCTGCTCCCACATTGTCCCCTACTCTGCCGTCTGGATTGCCCATCAGTCCTGCATCAGACCCTACCGATCACATTCCTTCAACTGAAGCTCCTAGTTCCATTTCTCGAACCGGGTCTTCACCGCAACCTTCTGCTTCATCACCAAACTACAAAGGCGGTCTCCCAATCAGTCTCACTGTCGCTTTCAGCGTTTTGATCATGTTGTTGCTAGCACACTAG
- the LOC126582752 gene encoding cysteine-rich receptor-like protein kinase 10 isoform X1, whose amino-acid sequence MKFLALYVSYFLLISCILQIYYPAKAQTIYSFSNCNTAANYSSGSVYEQNLNLTLTSLVANASQTGYYITSIGQNNDVVYGLVQCRGALSKIDCQACANIAATEIRQFCFSKKEASVGYLNCSLQYSDRRFFSTFDSFPRLTLYYNQTANDPVFFRSQVDNLVNNLSSNAASNPSKFAIGVTNYTDSKDLYGMTQCTQDLAENSCLTCLQQIASYVPPDGFVGYTLISESCFLRYEIYSFFLSPIQHPPPLAAPFPFPNSTPFPNSTTTGGTNKTTGKEKISKTIVIIVIPLLLGLLVVATSCACFLLWKKTRRSGVDYLSDVREDGNNSRDALLIGLNTLKVATSNFSIAYKLGEGGFGPVYKGKLPDGQDIAVKRLSRSSGQGLAELKTEVILVAKLLHRNLVRLLGFCLEDEEKLLVYEYLPNGSLDKILFGQGRTFSLEWERRFKIIVGIARGLLYLHEDSQLRIIHRDLKASNILLDEDMNPKISDFGLAKLFGESQTHGNTNRISGTFGYMAPEYAKTGKFSTKSDAFSFGVLVLEIITGRKNSSFRTFSNLQSYAWQHWANGTSLELLDPSLGDQWPRYEVLKCIHLGLLCVQEAAAERPTMSEVVMMLNSYTITSAVPSQPAFYVGQESSANSQNLTASELDMLAEAAQSVNDVTVSELYPR is encoded by the exons atgaaatttcTTGCATTATACGTTTCTTATTTTCTCCTTATTTCATGCATTCTTCAAATTTACTATCCCGCTAAAGCGCAAACGATTTACTCTTTTTCGAACTGTAACACCGCTGCCAATTACTCTTCCGGGAGTGTCTACGAGCAAAACCTAAATCTTACCCTCACTTCCCTTGTTGCCAATGCATCTCAAACTGGATATTACATCACAAGCATTGGTCAGAACAACGATGTGGTTTATGGCCTTGTTCAATGCCGCGGCGCTCTCTCTAAAATCGATTGCCAAGCTTGTGCAAATATAGCAGCAACTGAGATCAGGCAATTCTGTTTTAGCAAGAAGGAGGCTTCGGTTGGCTATTTAAATTGCTCGTTGCAGTATTCGGACCGACGTTTCTTCTCTACCTTCGACAGTTTCCCGAGGTTGACCTTATACTACAATCAGACAGCAAATGACCCAGTTTTTTTCAGAAGTCAGGTAGACAACTTGGTTAACAACCTATCATCAAACGCTGCATCCAATCCTTCAAAATTTGCTATCGGGGTCACCAATTACACGGATTCCAAAGATTTATATGGCATGACTCAGTGCACCCAAGACCTAGCAGAAAACAGCTGCTTAACGTGCCTGCAGCAGATTGCCAGTTATGTACCGCCGGATGGATTTGTTGGGTATACACTAATTTCTGAGAGCTGTTTTCTCCGGTATGAGATATATTCATTTTTCCTGTCACCAATTCAACATCCACCACCTCTAGCGGCACCCTTTCCATTTCCTAATTCAACTCCATTTCCTAATTCAACTACTACTGGTGGCACTAATAAGACTACTG GAAAGGAGAAGATTTCAAAAACCATAGTCATCATAGTTATCCCACTTCTTTTGGGATTGCTTGTGGTAGCCACAAGCTGCGCTTGTTTCTTGTTGTGGAAAAAGACCAGGAGAAGTGGAGTTG ATTATCTTTCGGATGTTCGTGAAGATGGTAACAATAGTAGGGATGCACttttgattggattaaataCACTTAAAGTTGCAACCAGCAATTTCTCAATAGCATATAAACTCGGAGAAGGCGGATTTGGTCCAGTTTACAAG GGAAAACTGCCCGATGGACAGGACATAGCAGTGAAAAGGCTGTCACGTAGTTCAGGCCAAGGTCTAGCAGAACTAAAAACGGAAGTAATTCTAGTTGCTAAGTTACTGCATCGGAATCTTGTAAGACTGTTAGGGTTCTGCTTAGAAGATGAAGAGAAGCTACTCGTCTACGAATACCTACCCAACGGGAGCTTGGACAAGATTTTATTTG GTCAGGGGAGAACATTTAGTTTGGAATGGGAAAGAAGGTTCAAAATCATTGTCGGAATTGCTCGAGGGCTACTTTACCTGCATGAAGATTCTCAGCTTCGGATTATACATCGAGATTTGAAAGCCAGCAACATCCTGTTAGACGAAGACATGAACCCCAAAATATCTGATTTTGGTTTAGCCAAACTGTTCGGCGAGAGCCAAACTCATGGCAATACGAACCGGATTTCTGGTACTTT TGGATACATGGCACCAGAATATGCTAAAActggaaaattttcaaccaaATCTGATGCCTTTAGCTTTGGGGTTTTAGTTCTTGAAATTATAACAGGTCGGAAGAACTCTAGCTTCCGCACCTTCTCAAATCTACAAAGTTAT GCATGGCAACATTGGGCAAATGGAACATCATTGGAGTTATTGGATCCGAGTTTGGGAGACCAGTGGCCTAGATATGAAGTTTTGAAGTGCATCCACCTTGGGTTGTTATGCGTTCAAGAAGCTGCGGCTGAAAGACCTACTATGTCAGAGGTTGTTATGATGCTCAATAGCTACACTATTACCTCCGCCGTGCCTTCGCAGCCAGCATTTTATGTCGGACAGGAAAGCTCCGCCAACTCACAGAACTTAACTGCATCTGAGCTCGATATGTTAGCAGAAGCAGCTCAATCAGTAAATGATGTTACAGTCTCTGAACTCTATCCTCGCTAG
- the LOC126582752 gene encoding cysteine-rich receptor-like protein kinase 10 isoform X2 translates to MKFLALYVSYFLLISCILQIYYPAKAQTIYSFSNCNTAANYSSGSVYEQNLNLTLTSLVANASQTGYYITSIGQNNDVVYGLVQCRGALSKIDCQACANIAATEIRQFCFSKKEASVGYLNCSLQYSDRRFFSTFDSFPRLTLYYNQTANDPVFFRSQVDNLVNNLSSNAASNPSKFAIGVTNYTDSKDLYGMTQCTQDLAENSCLTCLQQIASYVPPDGFVGYTLISESCFLRYEIYSFFLSPIQHPPPLAAPFPFPNSTPFPNSTTTGGTNKTTGKEKISKTIVIIVIPLLLGLLVVATSCACFLLWKKTRRSGVDYLSDVREDGNNSRDALLIGLNTLKVATSNFSIAYKLGEGGFGPVYKGKLPDGQDIAVKRLSRSSGQGLAELKTEVILVAKLLHRNLVRLLGFCLEDEEKLLVYEYLPNGSLDKILFGQGRTFSLEWERRFKIIVGIARGLLYLHEDSQLRIIHRDLKASNILLDEDMNPKISDFGLAKLFGESQTHGNTNRISGTFGYMAPEYAKTGKFSTKSDAFSFGVLVLEIITGRKNSSFRTFSNLQSYVSMATLGKWNIIGVIGSEFGRPVA, encoded by the exons atgaaatttcTTGCATTATACGTTTCTTATTTTCTCCTTATTTCATGCATTCTTCAAATTTACTATCCCGCTAAAGCGCAAACGATTTACTCTTTTTCGAACTGTAACACCGCTGCCAATTACTCTTCCGGGAGTGTCTACGAGCAAAACCTAAATCTTACCCTCACTTCCCTTGTTGCCAATGCATCTCAAACTGGATATTACATCACAAGCATTGGTCAGAACAACGATGTGGTTTATGGCCTTGTTCAATGCCGCGGCGCTCTCTCTAAAATCGATTGCCAAGCTTGTGCAAATATAGCAGCAACTGAGATCAGGCAATTCTGTTTTAGCAAGAAGGAGGCTTCGGTTGGCTATTTAAATTGCTCGTTGCAGTATTCGGACCGACGTTTCTTCTCTACCTTCGACAGTTTCCCGAGGTTGACCTTATACTACAATCAGACAGCAAATGACCCAGTTTTTTTCAGAAGTCAGGTAGACAACTTGGTTAACAACCTATCATCAAACGCTGCATCCAATCCTTCAAAATTTGCTATCGGGGTCACCAATTACACGGATTCCAAAGATTTATATGGCATGACTCAGTGCACCCAAGACCTAGCAGAAAACAGCTGCTTAACGTGCCTGCAGCAGATTGCCAGTTATGTACCGCCGGATGGATTTGTTGGGTATACACTAATTTCTGAGAGCTGTTTTCTCCGGTATGAGATATATTCATTTTTCCTGTCACCAATTCAACATCCACCACCTCTAGCGGCACCCTTTCCATTTCCTAATTCAACTCCATTTCCTAATTCAACTACTACTGGTGGCACTAATAAGACTACTG GAAAGGAGAAGATTTCAAAAACCATAGTCATCATAGTTATCCCACTTCTTTTGGGATTGCTTGTGGTAGCCACAAGCTGCGCTTGTTTCTTGTTGTGGAAAAAGACCAGGAGAAGTGGAGTTG ATTATCTTTCGGATGTTCGTGAAGATGGTAACAATAGTAGGGATGCACttttgattggattaaataCACTTAAAGTTGCAACCAGCAATTTCTCAATAGCATATAAACTCGGAGAAGGCGGATTTGGTCCAGTTTACAAG GGAAAACTGCCCGATGGACAGGACATAGCAGTGAAAAGGCTGTCACGTAGTTCAGGCCAAGGTCTAGCAGAACTAAAAACGGAAGTAATTCTAGTTGCTAAGTTACTGCATCGGAATCTTGTAAGACTGTTAGGGTTCTGCTTAGAAGATGAAGAGAAGCTACTCGTCTACGAATACCTACCCAACGGGAGCTTGGACAAGATTTTATTTG GTCAGGGGAGAACATTTAGTTTGGAATGGGAAAGAAGGTTCAAAATCATTGTCGGAATTGCTCGAGGGCTACTTTACCTGCATGAAGATTCTCAGCTTCGGATTATACATCGAGATTTGAAAGCCAGCAACATCCTGTTAGACGAAGACATGAACCCCAAAATATCTGATTTTGGTTTAGCCAAACTGTTCGGCGAGAGCCAAACTCATGGCAATACGAACCGGATTTCTGGTACTTT TGGATACATGGCACCAGAATATGCTAAAActggaaaattttcaaccaaATCTGATGCCTTTAGCTTTGGGGTTTTAGTTCTTGAAATTATAACAGGTCGGAAGAACTCTAGCTTCCGCACCTTCTCAAATCTACAAAGTTATGTAA GCATGGCAACATTGGGCAAATGGAACATCATTGGAGTTATTGGATCCGAGTTTGGGAGACCAGTGGCCTAG
- the LOC126582752 gene encoding cysteine-rich receptor-like protein kinase 10 isoform X3, with the protein MKFLALYVSYFLLISCILQIYYPAKAQTIYSFSNCNTAANYSSGSVYEQNLNLTLTSLVANASQTGYYITSIGQNNDVVYGLVQCRGALSKIDCQACANIAATEIRQFCFSKKEASVGYLNCSLQYSDRRFFSTFDSFPRLTLYYNQTANDPVFFRSQVDNLVNNLSSNAASNPSKFAIGVTNYTDSKDLYGMTQCTQDLAENSCLTCLQQIASYVPPDGFVGYTLISESCFLRYEIYSFFLSPIQHPPPLAAPFPFPNSTPFPNSTTTGGTNKTTGKEKISKTIVIIVIPLLLGLLVVATSCACFLLWKKTRRSGVDYLSDVREDGNNSRDALLIGLNTLKVATSNFSIAYKLGEGGFGPVYKGKLPDGQDIAVKRLSRSSGQGLAELKTEVILVAKLLHRNLVRLLGFCLEDEEKLLVYEYLPNGSLDKILFGQGRTFSLEWERRFKIIVGIARGLLYLHEDSQLRIIHRDLKASNILLDEDMNPKISDFGLAKLFGESQTHGNTNRISVDTWHQNMLKLENFQPNLMPLALGF; encoded by the exons atgaaatttcTTGCATTATACGTTTCTTATTTTCTCCTTATTTCATGCATTCTTCAAATTTACTATCCCGCTAAAGCGCAAACGATTTACTCTTTTTCGAACTGTAACACCGCTGCCAATTACTCTTCCGGGAGTGTCTACGAGCAAAACCTAAATCTTACCCTCACTTCCCTTGTTGCCAATGCATCTCAAACTGGATATTACATCACAAGCATTGGTCAGAACAACGATGTGGTTTATGGCCTTGTTCAATGCCGCGGCGCTCTCTCTAAAATCGATTGCCAAGCTTGTGCAAATATAGCAGCAACTGAGATCAGGCAATTCTGTTTTAGCAAGAAGGAGGCTTCGGTTGGCTATTTAAATTGCTCGTTGCAGTATTCGGACCGACGTTTCTTCTCTACCTTCGACAGTTTCCCGAGGTTGACCTTATACTACAATCAGACAGCAAATGACCCAGTTTTTTTCAGAAGTCAGGTAGACAACTTGGTTAACAACCTATCATCAAACGCTGCATCCAATCCTTCAAAATTTGCTATCGGGGTCACCAATTACACGGATTCCAAAGATTTATATGGCATGACTCAGTGCACCCAAGACCTAGCAGAAAACAGCTGCTTAACGTGCCTGCAGCAGATTGCCAGTTATGTACCGCCGGATGGATTTGTTGGGTATACACTAATTTCTGAGAGCTGTTTTCTCCGGTATGAGATATATTCATTTTTCCTGTCACCAATTCAACATCCACCACCTCTAGCGGCACCCTTTCCATTTCCTAATTCAACTCCATTTCCTAATTCAACTACTACTGGTGGCACTAATAAGACTACTG GAAAGGAGAAGATTTCAAAAACCATAGTCATCATAGTTATCCCACTTCTTTTGGGATTGCTTGTGGTAGCCACAAGCTGCGCTTGTTTCTTGTTGTGGAAAAAGACCAGGAGAAGTGGAGTTG ATTATCTTTCGGATGTTCGTGAAGATGGTAACAATAGTAGGGATGCACttttgattggattaaataCACTTAAAGTTGCAACCAGCAATTTCTCAATAGCATATAAACTCGGAGAAGGCGGATTTGGTCCAGTTTACAAG GGAAAACTGCCCGATGGACAGGACATAGCAGTGAAAAGGCTGTCACGTAGTTCAGGCCAAGGTCTAGCAGAACTAAAAACGGAAGTAATTCTAGTTGCTAAGTTACTGCATCGGAATCTTGTAAGACTGTTAGGGTTCTGCTTAGAAGATGAAGAGAAGCTACTCGTCTACGAATACCTACCCAACGGGAGCTTGGACAAGATTTTATTTG GTCAGGGGAGAACATTTAGTTTGGAATGGGAAAGAAGGTTCAAAATCATTGTCGGAATTGCTCGAGGGCTACTTTACCTGCATGAAGATTCTCAGCTTCGGATTATACATCGAGATTTGAAAGCCAGCAACATCCTGTTAGACGAAGACATGAACCCCAAAATATCTGATTTTGGTTTAGCCAAACTGTTCGGCGAGAGCCAAACTCATGGCAATACGAACCGGATTTCTG TGGATACATGGCACCAGAATATGCTAAAActggaaaattttcaaccaaATCTGATGCCTTTAGCTTTGGGGTTTTAG
- the LOC126582755 gene encoding uncharacterized protein LOC126582755 — translation MLLFPQSPSKTQNPSRLINLFIISSSVFTLFLLVSFFLVFTSSKLAHISSLSQDEYSPPSSSLEHIVFGIASNQKSWSAKRKEYVRLWWKNQSMRGCVFLDSLPPDHHRHANDTSLPPVCISGDTARFRYTYRGGLKSAIRVARVVSEIVALNHTNVRWYVFGDDDTVFFPENLVKTLSKYDHGLWYYIGTSSEVYEQNRVFGFGMAYGGAGFAISAPLAKVLAKVFDSCLERYPHLYGSDSRISSCLAELGVGLTRESGFHQNDIHGDMFGLLASHPVTPLVSLHHIDHVNPIFPNMTTLNALQHLFKAANVDSQRMLQKTVCYDRWFSWTIMVSWGYAVQVYGNHILLPDALPVQETFSQWKRGSVLTGAYLFNTREHHKDPCRRPVVFFLDDVSSGAGRIKSTYKKSYENCSYDMASPRRLEEVKVYSHKLDFDMKQLQAPRRQCCDVLPSSGNKVMEIEIRECKEEELIHMHP, via the exons ATGCTGCTGTTTCCTCAGTCGCCTTCGAAAACCCAAAATCCGTCTCGGTTGATAAACCTCTTCATAATCTCGTCTTCCGTCTTCACGCTCTTTCTTCTCGTGTCGTTCTTCCTTGTGTTTACAAGCTCAAAGCTTGCACATATTAGTTCTTTGTCTCAAGATGAGTATTCCCCGCCCTCATCCTCTCTCGAGCACATTGTGTTCGGGATTGCTTCGAATCAGAAATCATGGTCTGCTAAGAGGAAGGAGTACGTCAGGCTCTGGTGGAAGAACCAATCCATGAGGGGATGTGTGTTTCTGGATAGCCTTCCGCCTGATCATCACCGTCACGCCAATGATACCTCTCTTCCTCCAGTGTGTATCTCGGGTGACACTGCCCGTTTTCGTTACACTTACAGAGGCGGTCTCAAGTCTGCTATTCGCGTTGCTCGTGTTGTTTCTGAGATCGTGGCGCTTAACCATACGAATGTGAGGTGGTATGTCTTCGGAGATGATGACACGGTTTTTTTCCCGGAGAATTTGGTGAAGACACTATCGAAGTATGATCATGGGCTGTGGTACTACATTGGGACATCCTCCGAAGTTTACGAGCAAAATAGGGTGttcggatttggaatggctTATGGTGGTGCAGGTTTCGCTATAAGTGCCCCGTTGGCAAAAGTACTGGCGAAGGTGTTTGATTCGTGTTTAGAACGATATCCGCATCTCTATGGAAGCGACTCTAGGATTTCCTCTTGCTTGGCAGAGCTCGGCGTTGGGTTAACACGCGAATCCGGTTTCCATCAG AATGACATTCACGGCGATATGTTTGGTCTGCTGGCTTCGCATCCAGTGACACCTTTGGTATCCCTGCATCACATCGATCACGTAAACCCCATCTTCCCCAACATGACGACTCTCAACGCTCTGCAGCATTTGTTTAAAGCTGCCAACGTTGATTCTCAAAGAATGTTACAGAAAACAGTCTGCTATGACAGATGGTTTTCGTGGACTATCATGGTGTCATGGGGTTACGCTGTTCAAGTATACGGAAACCATATTCTTCTGCCGGATGCCCTTCCCGTGCAAGAGACATTCAGCCAGTGGAAAAGGGGAAGTGTTTTAACAGGAGCTTATCTCTTTAACACAAGAGAACATCACAAGGATCCATGTCGAAGGCCTGTTGTTTTCTTTCTGGATGATGTGTCTTCTGGTGCGGGTAGAATCAAGAGCACCTACAAGAAGTCTTACGAAAATTGCTCCTACGACATGGCTTCTCCGAGGAGGTTGGAGGAGGTCAAAGTGTACTCACATAAGCTAGACTTTGATATGAAACAG TTGCAGGCGCCACGAAGGCAATGTTGCGATGTATTACCTTCTTCGGGCAACAAGGTGATGGAAATCGAAATCAGAGAATGCAAAGAAGAAGAACTAATACACATGCATCCGTAG
- the LOC126582753 gene encoding uncharacterized protein LOC126582753 translates to MYQKIKRKTNSTCKAIRYRYLSLSLPSVMPRTLTLARFKALLLFLSIFLNLYFLLLHAPPAVLSRYTSSPTTRLHLVFAIASSSGSWSRREPYLRLWCSPASTRAFAFLDRAPIDSSGEKSVAPVVVSGDTSRFPYSFKGGLRSAIRVARMVKEVVDRGEPDVRWFVFGDDDTVFFVENLVRTLSKYDHDRWFYVGSNSESYQQNVKYSFDMAFGGGGFAISHSLATALARVFDSCLMRYGHWYGSDARVFSCVAELGVGLTHEPGFHQVDMRGNLFGMLSAHPLSPLVSLHHVDATDPIFPNMNNTQALEHLFEAVNVDPARILQQTVCYDMSHSLTVSVAWGYAIQVYDGNEILPDLLSVQKTFMPWRRSGSIDASQYMFNMRDYPRDKCKRPTVFFLESVVSNSHGIWSNYSRHNVENCSKANAIKNLEKIRVFSQKLEFDPDEMKAQRRHCCEILPSFNDSMTINIRRCRDNELISMNF, encoded by the exons ATGTACCAGAAAATCAAACGAAAAACCAACTCCACCTGCAAAGCAATCCGATACCgatacctctctctctccctcccgtCCGTAATGCCCAGAACCTTAACCCTCGCCCGCTTCAAGGCCCTCCTGTTATTCCTCTCCATTTTCCTCAACCTCTACTTCCTCTTACTCCACGCTCCGCCGGCCGTTCTCTCCCGCTACACTTCTTCCCCCACCACGCGCCTCCACCTCGTCTTCGCCATAGCCTCCTCCTCCGGCTCCTGGTCCCGCCGCGAGCCCTACCTCCGCCTCTGGTGCTCCCCCGCCTCCACCCGCGCCTTTGCGTTTCTTGATCGCGCCCCAATCGACTCCTCCGGCGAGAAGTCCGTTGCTCCGGTCGTCGTCTCCGGTGATACCTCCCGCTTTCCGTACAGTTTCAAGGGAGGGCTCCGTTCCGCGATCCGCGTGGCGCGCATGGTCAAGGAGGTCGTTGATCGCGGCGAGCCGGATGTGAGGTGGTTCGTGTTCGGCGACGACGACACGGTGTTCTTCGTGGAGAATCTGGTGAGGACGCTGTCAAAGTACGATCACGATCGGTGGTTTTACGTCGGGAGCAACTCGGAGAGCTACCAGCAGAATGTCAAGTACTCGTTCGATATGGCGTTCGGCGGCGGAGGGTTCGCCATTAGCCATTCTCTGGCTACGGCTCTGGCGAGGGTGTTCGACTCgtgcttgatgagatacggccaCTGGTACGGAAGCGATGCTCGGGTTTTCTCCTGTGTGGCGGAGCTCGGTGTTGGGTTGACCCATGAGCCTGGGTTTCATCAG GTTGATATGCGGGGGAATTTGTTTGGAATGCTATCTGCACACCCGCTGTCACCTTTGGTGTCCCTTCATCATGTAGATGCCACAGATCCAATCTTTCCTAACATGAACAACACCCAAGCTTTGGAACATCTTTTTGAGGCTGTGAATGTTGATCCTGCCAGGATATTGCAGCAAACTgtttgctatgacatgtcgcATTCGTTGACTGTTTCAGTTGCGTGGGGTTATGCTATTCAGGTGTATGATGGCAATGAAATCCTTCCAGATCTCCTTTCTGTGCAGAAAACTTTTATGCCATGGAGGAGGAGTGGTAGTATCGATGCAAGTCAGTACATGTTTAATATGAGAGATTATCCTAGAGATAAGTGTAAAAGACCAACTGTATTTTTCCTGGAAAGTGTCGTATCCAATAGCCATGGCATCTGGAGCAACTACTCCAGGCACAATGTGGAAAACTGCTCCAAAGCAAATGCAATAAAGAATCTGGAAAAAATCAGAGTGTTCTCACAGAAGCTAGAGTTTGATCCAGATGAG ATGAAGGCTCAACGCCGTCACTGCTGCGAAATTTTGCCGTCGTTTAATGACTCCATGACTATAAACATTAGACGGTGCAGAGACAATGAGTTAATCTCCATGAATTTCTAG